Genomic window (Ruminococcus flavefaciens AE3010):
CCCATATTCGAGTCTCACGAAAATCACCGCTACAATACAGCCAATTACATGAGAGCAGACCCGCTTCTCGGAACCAATGACGAGTTTGAGGAGCTCTGTCGCGAAGCCGAAAAGTACGATATATCGGTAATACTTGACGGCGTATTCTCACATACAGGCGCCGACAGCGTTTACTTCAACAAGTTCGGACGCTATAAGGACGAGCTTGGCGCATACCAGTCCAAGGACAGCAAGTACTACGACTGGTACAGCTTCATCGAGTACCCCAATGTGTACGAGGCATGGTGGGGGATCGATACTCTCCCCAACGTTAACGAGAACAACGAGGACTATACCGAGTTCATCTGCGGCGAGGAGGGCGTGCTCCGCTACTGGCTTGACAAGGGCGCGGCAGGCTACAGACTTGACGTAGCCGACGAGCTCCCCGAGCAGTTCCTTGTAAACCTGAGAAAATGCGTAAAGGGATATGACAAGGAAAAGGTAGTCATAGGCGAGGTCTGGGAGGACGCTACCAACAAGCTCAGCTACGGCGTGAAGCGCCGCTATCTTCTGGGCGACGAGCTTGACTCAGTAATGAACTATCCTTTCCGCGAAGCCATAATGAACTTCCTGAAAGGCGGCAAGCCCATAGACTTTATCAACTCTGTCATGAACATTGTTGAAAACTACCCCAAGCCCACCATAGACGTGCTTATGAACTTTGTATCCACCCATGATATCGAAAGAGCCATAAACCGTCTGGGCGGCGACGACTGCGAGGGCAAGAGCAAGGAATGGATGGCGGAGAGATACCTGACTCCCGAGCAGTATGCTCACGGTAAGGAGCTTCTCAAGGCGGCAATGGCGCTGATGTACTTCCTGCCCGGCATACCAAGCATATACTACGGCGACGAAGCAGGACTACAGGGCTACAAGGACCCATTCAACCGCCGCTGCTTCCCGTGGGGAGAAGAGGATACCGAGCTCATCGAGTATGTTTCGGAGCTCAGCCGCGTGAGAAAGTCCATACCAAACATGAAGGACGGAAGGATATACTTCGTCATCAACGAAAAGGAAACTCACGACAGCCGACTTATCGGCTTTACAAGACAGGGTCAGAAGCAGGATTACATCATCTTCGTCAACAGGAGCGGCGACGTGGTAAAGCTGGAGAATATGAGCGGAATACTCAGCCGCTTCACCGATATACAGCCATTCTACGGTGAATTTATGGATGACGCAATAACCGTTCTGCCCTATGATTATACTATTGTAAAGGCAAAATTTGTTAAGTAATCGGAGAATATGAATTGAAAAGCAGATTTTTGCGCGGAATGTCACATGGGATACCGATATGTCTCGGGTACTTATCGGTATCCTTTGGTTTTGGCATATTAGCGGTCAAAGCGGGACTTTCCGTGTTTCAGGCGTCACTTATCTCTGCCACCAACCTTACATCGGCAGGACAAAAGGCAGGACTTGACGTAATAGCGGCAGGCGGAGCCCTCATAGAGATGGTGCTTTTACAGCTCACTGTCAATATCAGGTACTCCCTCATGGCGCTTTCACTTTCACAGAAGCTGGACAAGAGCTTCACCACACCACACAGGTTTTTGGCTTCATACGGTATAACCGACGAGATATTCGCGGTGTGCTCGGCACAGAAAGAGCCTATAACTCCCGCTTATATGTACGGAATGATATTCATTGCGGGTCTGGGCTGGATAGTTGGTACAGCTCTCGGAGCAGCGGCAGGAGAGCTTCTTCCTGCGGCGGTGAGCACGGCAATGGAGATAGTGCTCTACGGAATGTTCATAGCCATAGTCATACCCCCTGCGAAGAAGCAGCACGGCGTACTTTTTGCGGCAGTCATAGCGGCAGCTCTCAGCGTTATGTTCAAGTTTGCAGTCCCCGCACTCAGCGAGGGCTTTGCCATGATCATCGCGGCAGTTGTATCCGCACTGATGGCAGCGCTTATCTTTCCAATTAAGGAAGAAGAGGAGGCGGCTGCATGAGCATATTGATATACATAGCGGTAATGGCAGTAGTCACCTACCTGATACGCATGCTGCCCTTTGCCTTTTTCAGAAAGAAGATAAAGTCGCGGTTTTTCAGGAGCTTCCTGTACTACATACCCTATGCGGTACTGAGCGCCATGACCATACCCGCTATATTTTATACAACACATAATATATGGACGGCAGTTGCAGGCACGGCAGTAGCATTGCTGCTTGCATTTTTGGAGATGCCGCTGATAGTGGTAGCCCTTGCGGCTTCGGCAGCGGCGTTTATAGTAGGATTATTCATGTAAAGGACGGCTTATGCCGTCCTTTTTGCAGCGTGACGCTGCACCCTTGCCACGGTGTCGCTCGTAAACTCGCTTACTATGTTGTATAACGTTATTCTGCTTTCGCTCGCTGGCACTAACATTGAAATTAACATGATATATTTTGTAGGGGCGCGTTCCGCGCGCCCGTGAATTGAGAATGGAGAATTGAAAATTGAGAATGTAGGGGACGGCGCAGCTAACAGCTGCACGTACCCTCTGTCAGCTACGCTGACATCTCCCTACACTGTAGGGAGTCACTCGACGTCCCGCCAATAACCGTAAAATTTCAAATGACCAATTGTAGGGACGCCCAATGGGCGTCCGCAGATTTCGATGATATTAACACGGGCTGCCAAAGGCAGCCCCTACAGTATGATGAATGTGCAAAATGCACTAAAATATCAGCTGCGTTTTGTCTATTCATACAAAGCTGAAAATTATTTTTCTGAAATTCAATATCTTTGCATTGAAAAAGACCTCTTTCCGACGCTTATATGAACGGTGGTTCGTAAGCGAACGAAAGGAGGTCATATTTTTTTGAACAGAAACACTAAAGCAAAGCTTAACTCATTCTGCTGCAATTACGTTGTCCTCGGCAGTGCTGAGGAGGCGGCGGTACGCGCAGGCTTTCCCCGTGAGACTGCTCTCTCGGAGGGGATAGAGCTTCTTAAAACAGAGGAGTGCCGACAGCTGATAGCGCAGCTTCGGGAGGTGCTCACCGACAGCGGAAGCGTAGCCGCAGGACTCAAAAGGCTTGCATTCGGCAGCTGCACCGACGCGGTGTATCTGGTGTTTGCGGACGAGCTTCCCCCTGCGGAGGTCATCGGAAAGCTTGACCTGTTCAACGTTTCCGAGATAAAGCGGGTAAAGGGCGGCGGAGTTGAGGTAAAGCTCTTTGACAGAATGAAGGCGCTGGAGAAGCTGTTCGAGCTGGAAAATGCTTTCAATGACCGCGGCAGGGCGGAAAGCCTTATAAAAGCCCTTACTGCGGAGGAGGAGAGTGAGAGCCTTGACGATAATTGAATTCTCACCTAAGCAGCGCCTTGCCATGAAATGGTGGAATATGCGGAGCTACGGCGACCGCGACGCCATTATATGTGACGGAGCTGTGCGAAGCGGCAAGACTCTTTCCATGTCGCTGGGATTCATATTCTGGGCAGGCAGGTGCTTCGACGGAGGGGCTTTTGCCATGTGCGGCAAGACCATAACGTCCCTGCGCAGAAATGTCATAACTCCCATGCTTCCTTTGCTGGCAGACTACGGCTTTACCGTCCGCGAAAAGGTCAGCAGCAACTATTTCGATATGACCTTCCTCGGCAGGACCAACAGGGTGTACCTCTTCGGCGGCAGGGACGAGAGCTCCGCGGCGCTGATACAGGGAATGACTCTTTCGGGAGTATTCTTCGACGAGGTTGCACTCATGCCCCGCTCATTTGTCGAGCAGGCACTGGCACGCTGTTCGGTCAGCGGCTCAAAGATGTGGTTCAACTGCAATCCCGACAATCCGTCCCACTGGTTCTACAATGAGTGGATAAAGAAGATACGGGAGAAAAACGCCCTGTATCTCCACTTCACCATGGACGACAATCCCTCTCTTTCCGAGAAGGTGAGGGAGCGCTACAAGCGTATGTATTCGGGAACGTTCTACGACCGCTTCGTGCTGGGAAAATGGACTGCCTCACAGGGCGTGGTATATCCCATGTTCAGCGAAAAGCAGCATGTTTTCAGCGGTGATGTGGACTGCGAGAGATTTGTCATCTCCTGCGATTACGGCACGGTAAATCCCGCCTCATTCGGTCTGTGGGGACTTCATGACGGAGTCTGGTACAGACTGGCGGAGTACTACTACTCCTCAAAACGAGAGGGAGCATGCCGCACCGACGAGGAGCACTACGAAGCTCTTGAGGAGCTTGCAGGCAGCAGGCACATCGAAAAGGTCATAGTAGACCCATCGGCGGCAAGCTTCATCGAGTGTATACGCCGACACGGAAGATTCCGTGTGGTAAAGGCGGAAAACGATGTTATATCGGGTATCCGTCAGGTGAGCTCCGCACTGAAGCAGGGAAAGCTCAGATTCCACGAATCATGCAGGGATATACTGCGGGAGTTCGCACTTTACAGCTGGAACGAAAAGGCAGGGGCTGACGCTCCAATAAAGGAAAACGATCACGCAATGGACGATATGCGCTATTTTGTGGCGGATATGGTCGATCAACACAGCGGCAGCGAATTTATTGCCCTGTCTGTATCCAGATAAAAACCACCGTTCACAGATCATAAGACAGGAGGAAATATGAAGCTTTTTCAGAAGAAAACGCCAAAGGCTGCTGTGGGGCTTATCGGTACCCAGAGGGGCAGCTGCGAGAGCTTTGCGCTCCCTGCGTCAGTGCAGCCCTTTGAAAAAGAGCTCTACGACAGGCTTCGCTGTGCAGTACCTATCATAGACGCCGCCATTATGAAGATAATCAGACTAACAGGCGGCTTTCATGTAGTCTGCTCCGACGGGGAGTACCAGCAGGAGCTGGACAGCTTTCTCGGCAGTGTTCCCGTAGGACTTACGGGGCGGTCTGTGGGCTGCTTTGCGGATAACTTTCTCGACAGCCTGCTCACCTACGGCAGCGCTGTGGGAGAGATAGTCACAGACAGCGAGCAGCAGTGCATCGCAGGGCTGTGGAACGGGGATATATCCCGTGTCCGCATAACGTCGGGAGCAGACCCGTTCAGCAGAAGCTATACCGTCCGCACCGAGGACGGCAGCTCCCGAAAAATAGCTCACCCCGAGCGCATACTCTATGCCGAGCTCACAGGGGGACACTCCCTGCTGCGAGGGCTCCCGTCACTCAGCGGTATCCTTATGAGGATATACGAATGTATCGGTCAGAACTTCGACCGTGTTGGAAATGTCCGCTATGCAGTGACCTACAAGCCTGCAGGAGAAGCAGGTGACATGATGTACTCGAGGGAAAGGGCTCAGCAGATAGCCCGTGAATGGGCAGACGGCATGAACTCGGCAAAATACGGACAGGTCAAGGACTTTGTTGCGGTGGGTGACGTTGATATAAAGGTCATCGGAGCCGAAAATCAGCTTTTCGATACCAATGTGCCCGTAAGGCAGCTCCTTGAACAGCTCGTCGCAAAGCTCTCGATACCGCCGTTTCTGCTTGGGCTCTCATGGAGCTCAACGGAGCGAATGTCCTCTCAGCAGGCTGATATACTCACCTCTGAGCTGGAGTACTACCGCAGGCTGCTCACTCCTGTGATACGGGACGTGGGCGACGCATATCTGGCTTCTATAGGAGCGGAGGCGACCTGCTCTGTTGAGTGGGACAACATCAATCTACAGGACGAAACAGCCCTTGCAGAGGCAAGGCTGAAAAACGCACAGGCGCGTGAGATAGAAATGCGCCTTGAAAACAATGAATGATAACGGAGGATATGAATATGTATAACGATATCAAGCTTGAAAAGGGTCTTTACAATCTCAGCGGCAAGTCTTTCACAGCTGCTCTCGAGGAGCTTGACCCATCCTCGTCATACGCAGGCACAGCTCTTGAAAAGCTGGACGCTTTCGAGAGACAGCTCAAGCGCTTCAACATCAGGATAAGCGGTCAGGACTGCGACCGTGTTGAGAAGTTCTTCTCCACAACGGAAACAGCTATCCTCTTCCCCGAGTTCGTTACAAGATGTATCAGAAAGGGGTTTGACGAGACAGTGCTCCGCTCTGTGTGTGCGGCTAAGACAGTATGCGCAAGCAGTCAGTATCTGGGCTGCGTCATCGACGATGATACAGTTGCATACGGAACAACGGATCATGCTGAACAGCTCCCCGAGGCTACAGTAAGAGAGGGCTCCACAGCTACCGTGCTCTCCAAGTTCGGCAGACTTATCAGCGCTTCATATGAGGCTATCCGCCAGCAGAGACTTGACGTTTTCGGCGTCATGCTGAGAAGCGTCGGCGTAAGACTTGCTGTGACAGTAGTCAAGGAGGCTGTTGACGTTCTCGTTGACGGCGTGACACCTATCACTACAGCATCTCTTACCTATGACGACCTTGCGGCTCTCTATGGCGAGTTCGACTGCTTCGACATGACAACGGTCATTACATCGCCCGAGCTTGCTTCAAAGATAGCAGCTATGGAGCAGGTCAAGGACTGCAATGCCAATTCCGAGGGCAAGCTTGTGCTCCCATTCGGCTCTGAGCTTATCAAGACCTCGGCTGCGGACGATGATACTATCATCGGTATCGACCGCGATTTCGCGCTGGAGTTCATCACCAGCACCGACCTTGTGATGGAGACAGACAAGCTCATCGACCGTCAGCTGGACCAGATAACAGTGTCCATCACCTGCGGCTTCAGAAAGATAACTCCCGATGCAGTAAAGGTGCTTACTGTCAATTCAAACGAGTAATATCGCCCCGATTCAGGGGACGCCCTCTCTTTCAGGGCGTCCCCTCTTCCCAAACAGTCCACTGGACTGTTTGGGAATTCACCCCTTGCGGAGCGCTTTGTAACTGTGGGGCTTTGCCCCACGCCCCACAAGGGCTGTCAGCCCTTGACCTGACCAAAGGAACACAGTCCCTTTGGAATCCCGTTCATGGGTTCAATTTAATTATTCCGAAAGGAGAAAACATGGACAAGTCTATTCTTGATAAAATAAACAGATTCACACGCAGAAAGCTCGGTGAGGACGAGGTCTACGTCTTTGACATCGTGCTCTGCGACAACGACATCGACCGCGACTGCGAGCGCTTCTCCGACGGGGCTCTGGAAACGCTGAAAGATAGCTTTATCGGCAAGACTGGTATCTTCGACCACGACGCCGCAGCTGCAAATCAGAACGCCCGTATCTTTGACGCGGAGCTTATCACAGACAGCTCCCGCAGCACAAAAAACGGCGAGCCGTACAAGTACCTGAAAGCAAGTGCCTACATGGTCCGCACCGAAAACAACAAGGATCTCATTGCGGAGATAGACGGCGGCATAAAGAAAGAGGTCAGCATTTCCTGCTCGGCAGCTAAGCGTATCTGCTCAGTATGCGGAAACGACAAGGCTGTGACCTCATGTGACCATGTCAAGGGCAAGACCTACGGCGGAAAGCTCTGCCACACCGTTCTCGACGACATCACCGACGCCTATGAGTGGAGCTTCGTTGCAGTGCCTGCACAGGTAAACGCAGGCGTCACCAAGAAGTACAGCGAAGCCGATACCGTAAGGGCTCAGGCTGCCGCAGACGTTAAGGCTGCCGATGAGGAGCTCCGCCGCGATATACGCAGGCTCGCTTATTTTGCAGGCGGCAGGGAGGCTGCGGACATAGCTTCATTATCGGCTGCGAATCTGAATACTCAGCAGCTCATTGCCATGCGCAAGTCCTTTGAGGCTAAATGCGGAAAGGGCAGGGCAGAGGTGCAGCTGGAAAGTACAGACAAAAGTGAGGAGTCAACTTCTGATTTCTCCATGAGATAGGAGGGACACAATGGATATACAGACTATCGTAAGCGCCTTTGAGCTCTTTACGGGAGAGGAGAACGGCGACGAATACTATCAGCTCATACTCCTTGCGGCAGATGAGGTGGAGCGCCTTATGCTTCCCGATGCGGACAAGACCGAGCTGAGAGTCAGCTTTCTCTGTGGTGCGCTGGCATTTTACAGATTGCAGCAGATCCTCGCCGCAAGAGAAAGAGCAGCAGTCACCTATGCAGGCAAGGTGCTGAAAGAGTCACAGAATACTGCCTACAGCTTCGCAAAGGAGCTTCTCAGGGACTACGTACAGATATGCAGCGACCTGCTGAAAGCACAGAACTTCACATTCAGCAGCTTTGCAGGCGGAGAGGAGCTGATATCATGCTGAGAGACATTATCGACGATATTATCGAAAGACTGGCGGCTCATAATGTTTCGCCAGTTTACAGCGCCTTTGACGCAAGAGCTATCGACCGCAAGGGTAGGAGCTTTTTCACGGTGGTGGGCATAAGCGCCTTTGAGTCATCGACTCCTATTTATTCCCAGTACATCGTGTATCTGCCCTTTAAGTCGGAGATAGAGCTGACAGTTACAGCTCCCGATACAAGCTCCGCGGAGGAGCTCTACGGATACTATGACAGCAATATTGCTCCCGTTATATTTGATATGTCGGGACTTACATGCAGTCTCGGCAAGATGAGCCTTAAATTCGACAGCAATATACAGCGCCTTGTGCTGTCGGTGAAGCTTCGCATAAGCGGCGTCACCAAGTTTGAAAGGAGCAGCCCATGAGTACCGTAACTGCTATCAATGAGCGAAAGCCGGCGGCTGTAGTTATAGGCGGAGTAACATTCTTCTGTGAGAGCTTCAAGGCTTCCGCAGTACGCAGTATCACCGAGGAATCCACTACGGACGGCGGTACTGTGGTCACAAATAACGCTTCACGAAGCACAAGGCTGACATTTTCGGGGAGAGTAAGCACTGAGGGAGCTTCCGAAGACGCAGTATACAGCTTCAATGGGCTGGTAAACTCATCGGCTCCTTTCAATGTGGAGCACATGGGACTTGTCTTTGCGGACTGCCGAATGCTGTCCTATACTTTTGACGATAAGGGCGACGACTGGGCAGACGCAACGGTGGTGCTTATGACAGCAGAGCCCGTCACAAGGAGAAGTGCGGTATGAGTGTGAGAATAACAGTTACCACAAAAAACGGCGTTCAGTACGCCGAGGAGAATGTGATGAGCTTCAGCTTCCATAAGGACATTTATACTCCATATACCTCCCTCAGTGCAAGGATAAGGGCGAAAAGAAGCTCCTACACCGATGGGGCGGAGGTCTCCCTTATAATCAACGGGGATATAGTTCACCACGGACTGGTGGACAGCCTTAAATGGGAGAAAAGGGGCGGTGCGGACTTCCTTGTGATAAAGTCGAGGGGCTTCACCTCGCTTCTGACTCAGAACCAGATAGAGCCCGGACTTAAACTGAATATGTCCTTCAATGCTCTTATGGACAACTTCTACACCCTGCCCTATGTAACTCATGAGAACAATGCCGATGACAGCAGCTATATCTACGTGAAGCCAAATACCTCCATGTGGGACGCGGCTGCGAATCTGGCATACAAGCTCCTCGGCACTTATCCCTATGTAAGGGGAGCGAATATGGTTATGATAAGTCAGTATCCCACCCCCGAGAGCTTCGACCTGAGCGGCGAAAAGCTCATTGCTTCGGGCTCGGAGCTGATGTACAGCCGTCTTGCCAGCGACTATCATATGGCTGACATCAACGGCGATTACGGCACCTTCGACCTTACGGACAGCGACGTTACTGCGCTGAAAATAGTTCGGCACAAGTACTTCGACCTTGATATGCGGTTCCTCTATTCGCCGCCGCAGGCTCTTATCTACCGTGATAAGTATGATTTCCGCGGCGAGGAGAGAGTGTACTGCTACTACAGCGGCTATCAGGGAGAGGATATCGGCGACATTGTCAGCTTCGGCAGTATTACTGCGGAGCGCATCGGCGCTGTGTCCATAAACGGCAGCAGCAGGGGAATTTTTACCGAGGTAAGCGTGTACAGGGATAAGTTTCCGCATTGAGCCATTAGCCTTTAGCCATTAGCCGTTAGCTATGAAAAAGCCCGTGAACTTCTGTTCACGGGCTTTGGTGTTTTATTTAGTCTCGGGAAGTGCAGATATAAGCTTTAAGAGATAACGCTGTATCGCACCTGCGTCCTCGGTGGTCATGCCGTTGCTGCCGCCTGTAACATCGGCGTTCTTAACGCCCTGAGCTGTGATGTGGTGAGCGTCTGTACCTGTTGTGCCGAACTTATTGGGATTTGCAAGAGCCTGCATTATCATTACCACGTCTGAGAGGTCAACTGTTCCGTCGCAGTTTGCGTCGCCTGCTTTATAATCCTTGTCAGCTGCAGCGGGAGTTGTAGCAGCAGTAGTTGTGACTGTGGGCTTTGTTGTGGTTGTTGTGACTGGCTTTGTTGTAGTTGTGGTCGTTTTGGGTGTTGAGGGACTACTCCCTGCGATCTGACCGTAAACGATTCCGCAGCCTACTGTGGACATATATACCTTGCCGAATTCGTCCATGTCGCCAACAAGGTAGTTGCCGTTTCCTGTACCGCCGTAGAGGTGGTCGGTATTGATGCATACCCATGTCTTTCCTGCGTCTGTGGAGCGGTAAATGCCCTCCTTGTCGTCCTTTTCGGGCTTTCCGTAGATGTAAAGGGTATTCACGCCGCCTGCCTTTTCGGGAGCGCCGTAGCCGATACACTTGGCGTAGGATACGTTATTCAGCTTCTCAATGGTCTTGCCCTTGTCGGAGATGATGTACACGCCCTCCTCTGCACCTGCGAAAGCGATAGTGCCCTTGGTAAGGTATGCAGGGTCGCCTGTTTCCTCGAACTTCCATGTGAGCTGCCAGTTATATGGGCAGATACGTGTCTCTGTGAATGTTGCGCCGTAGTCCTCGCTGATGAAGAAGGAGTAGTGCGCCTCGTCGTAGGTGGGCTCCTTCTTGGACATATCAGATGACCAGTACTCGTTGTACTGAGCGCCTACAGCGTAAACTGTCTTGGGATCCTCGGGATCAACCAGTGAGTAAACGCCCTTTGTAGCCTTTATTCCCTCGCAGGTCTTCCATGTTGCGCCCCAGTCGTCGGAGTAGGATGCTGCGCCCTTTGCGCTTGTGTTTATAACTCTGTACTTGCCCTTGGAAAGCTCGGTTATGGAGAGCTTGCCGCCTGTGCAGGCAGGCTTGAAAGTCTTCCATGTTTTGCCGCGGTCGAGAGTATAGAAGCCGCTGCCTGTGTTGTTTCCGTCACCGTTGGCAGTTCTTGCCCATACGTCTGTATTCTGGGGGCATACTGTAATAGCGGAGGTAGAGCCCATATTGGGGTTGTACTGCTGAGGTATGCCGTCAACGGTCTCGTGAACGAAGCCGTCGTAGTCGCCGATAGCCGAGAGGTCGAGACCGTCAGCTGTGCTGTAGAAATCAAGGCTTACGCACTCCTCAACGCCGTCGGGCTGGAAGTAGAACTGGATATCCTTTTCAGCCCATGCATTGTCGCAGGCAAATACGCCGTTTCCTGATGTGAGGAGGATACGGTCACCTTCCTCGTCTCTGGGGTCGATGAGGATACCGCTGCCCCAGTGACAAGCCTTGCCGTAGATCCAGTCATAGCCGTTGAGAGCAAGTGGGAGTGAGATGAACTGCTTTACGCCTACGCCTGTTGAGTAGTCTGTAGGTCCCTGACCGGGAGTGATGTCCTCCCATGTCTTGCCGCCGTCAGAAGAGCGGAAGAAGTGGTCGCCCCATGCGATAGTGCCCTCGTTTTCGGGAGTGCTGGGGTCGTCCTGTACCCATTCATCGCCGCACCACTGATCGGAGAAAACTCCGCAGGTACGTGCGAACATCTTGTTGGGGTCCTTTTTGTCAACATCGATCATACCGATGGAATTGTCGGATACTGAAAGCTTTTCAGCTGTTCCTGTTGCGATATTGTACTTGTATGCGCCGCCTGCTGCACCTGAGAATGCGAGACCTGCAATATATGTGAAGAAAAGATTTCCGTTGCGGTCGCTTGTTATTGAGAGGGGATAGTTTGCGTTGGGGAGAGCCTTGATGGGCTCGAACTTGTCGTCCTTGACGCTTGCAACGTGGACATTAGCCTGTCCTGTAACGGAAGTGCCCACGTAAACCTTGCCGCCCTCGATGTGGATACAGCCGATACCGTTCTGCTGGTTGTAGAGCTTGCTGGGCTCTGTGCCTCTTACGATATGCTCTGTCCATGAGGGATATTTGATCTCGCCTGTGAAAAGTCCCAGAGCATCATAGCCCTCAACAGGCTTCCATGACTTACCGCCGTCAGTTGACTTGATAAGTGCGGACTTGCCGCCTGTTACGTCGCCGCCTGCGTAGATAGTGTCGGGGTTGTCGGGGTCAACTGCGATAGGCTCGATACACTCACGTCCGTCGCCGTTTCCGTGCACCTGTATCTGCTCGGTAACGTCAACTCCCGTAAAGGTCTTGCCGCCGTCGGTGGTCTTGTAGATGACTGTCTTTGCGTCAGAGAAGTATGCGCAGCCGCAGAGGAAGTAGG
Coding sequences:
- a CDS encoding glycoside hydrolase family 13 protein; translation: MRPIYDTWNLGYKSIFGAVRQFETCRFTIRLPKDVNPDFSPVLVLFRTGFKERFISMNEVVEEEDCFAYTASYDARYTDVHYYYFSYTEGGTRHYVKKVNLHEGGLDHGEMFQLTVYGSDYETPDHLKGGIMYQIFPDRFCKSGKSKENIPEGRILRDDWGGTPLYKPDEHGHVWNNDYFGGDFAGIQSKLPYLKSLGVTCIYLNPIFESHENHRYNTANYMRADPLLGTNDEFEELCREAEKYDISVILDGVFSHTGADSVYFNKFGRYKDELGAYQSKDSKYYDWYSFIEYPNVYEAWWGIDTLPNVNENNEDYTEFICGEEGVLRYWLDKGAAGYRLDVADELPEQFLVNLRKCVKGYDKEKVVIGEVWEDATNKLSYGVKRRYLLGDELDSVMNYPFREAIMNFLKGGKPIDFINSVMNIVENYPKPTIDVLMNFVSTHDIERAINRLGGDDCEGKSKEWMAERYLTPEQYAHGKELLKAAMALMYFLPGIPSIYYGDEAGLQGYKDPFNRRCFPWGEEDTELIEYVSELSRVRKSIPNMKDGRIYFVINEKETHDSRLIGFTRQGQKQDYIIFVNRSGDVVKLENMSGILSRFTDIQPFYGEFMDDAITVLPYDYTIVKAKFVK
- a CDS encoding AzlC family ABC transporter permease — its product is MKSRFLRGMSHGIPICLGYLSVSFGFGILAVKAGLSVFQASLISATNLTSAGQKAGLDVIAAGGALIEMVLLQLTVNIRYSLMALSLSQKLDKSFTTPHRFLASYGITDEIFAVCSAQKEPITPAYMYGMIFIAGLGWIVGTALGAAAGELLPAAVSTAMEIVLYGMFIAIVIPPAKKQHGVLFAAVIAAALSVMFKFAVPALSEGFAMIIAAVVSALMAALIFPIKEEEEAAA
- a CDS encoding AzlD domain-containing protein; protein product: MSILIYIAVMAVVTYLIRMLPFAFFRKKIKSRFFRSFLYYIPYAVLSAMTIPAIFYTTHNIWTAVAGTAVALLLAFLEMPLIVVALAASAAAFIVGLFM
- a CDS encoding terminase small subunit — translated: MNRNTKAKLNSFCCNYVVLGSAEEAAVRAGFPRETALSEGIELLKTEECRQLIAQLREVLTDSGSVAAGLKRLAFGSCTDAVYLVFADELPPAEVIGKLDLFNVSEIKRVKGGGVEVKLFDRMKALEKLFELENAFNDRGRAESLIKALTAEEESESLDDN
- a CDS encoding PBSX family phage terminase large subunit; the encoded protein is MKWWNMRSYGDRDAIICDGAVRSGKTLSMSLGFIFWAGRCFDGGAFAMCGKTITSLRRNVITPMLPLLADYGFTVREKVSSNYFDMTFLGRTNRVYLFGGRDESSAALIQGMTLSGVFFDEVALMPRSFVEQALARCSVSGSKMWFNCNPDNPSHWFYNEWIKKIREKNALYLHFTMDDNPSLSEKVRERYKRMYSGTFYDRFVLGKWTASQGVVYPMFSEKQHVFSGDVDCERFVISCDYGTVNPASFGLWGLHDGVWYRLAEYYYSSKREGACRTDEEHYEALEELAGSRHIEKVIVDPSAASFIECIRRHGRFRVVKAENDVISGIRQVSSALKQGKLRFHESCRDILREFALYSWNEKAGADAPIKENDHAMDDMRYFVADMVDQHSGSEFIALSVSR
- a CDS encoding dockerin type I repeat-containing protein, which encodes MNRMKKTMAGLCALCISFGTSSVLSTSDKVSTVSAASKDISSTMEWDTLKIGGAGFVSGIVTGQKEMYLRTDVGGAYRYDYDQKRWVQLFGFINEDDRGLLSCKGIAIDPTDDMTAYFLCGCAYFSDAKTVIYKTTDGGKTFTGVDVTEQIQVHGNGDGRECIEPIAVDPDNPDTIYAGGDVTGGKSALIKSTDGGKSWKPVEGYDALGLFTGEIKYPSWTEHIVRGTEPSKLYNQQNGIGCIHIEGGKVYVGTSVTGQANVHVASVKDDKFEPIKALPNANYPLSITSDRNGNLFFTYIAGLAFSGAAGGAYKYNIATGTAEKLSVSDNSIGMIDVDKKDPNKMFARTCGVFSDQWCGDEWVQDDPSTPENEGTIAWGDHFFRSSDGGKTWEDITPGQGPTDYSTGVGVKQFISLPLALNGYDWIYGKACHWGSGILIDPRDEEGDRILLTSGNGVFACDNAWAEKDIQFYFQPDGVEECVSLDFYSTADGLDLSAIGDYDGFVHETVDGIPQQYNPNMGSTSAITVCPQNTDVWARTANGDGNNTGSGFYTLDRGKTWKTFKPACTGGKLSITELSKGKYRVINTSAKGAASYSDDWGATWKTCEGIKATKGVYSLVDPEDPKTVYAVGAQYNEYWSSDMSKKEPTYDEAHYSFFISEDYGATFTETRICPYNWQLTWKFEETGDPAYLTKGTIAFAGAEEGVYIISDKGKTIEKLNNVSYAKCIGYGAPEKAGGVNTLYIYGKPEKDDKEGIYRSTDAGKTWVCINTDHLYGGTGNGNYLVGDMDEFGKVYMSTVGCGIVYGQIAGSSPSTPKTTTTTTKPVTTTTTKPTVTTTAATTPAAADKDYKAGDANCDGTVDLSDVVMIMQALANPNKFGTTGTDAHHITAQGVKNADVTGGSNGMTTEDAGAIQRYLLKLISALPETK